One genomic segment of Chitinophaga sancti includes these proteins:
- a CDS encoding RagB/SusD family nutrient uptake outer membrane protein has product MRNILIILAIFIISSCKTDLDLQPVSSVTTDNFFANSNDFVQGTNAIYNDLLRYPDRLYNLSETRSDNLYAVSDGGVRDWEGVNDFYNDLSTNAYMSEAWVTNYNGIFRANLVLENLADRGNLVTDTILRTRLQAEAKFLRAFFYFDLVRLFGKVPLINKTVLAAEAATIGRSPVSAIYDLIISDLKYAADHLPSTNGTTSSADTYTTADRGRPTKYAAKGILALVYMTRSAPTYSIEGPGLGLNEWQQAADLLNEIINSGNYTFLPSFTDIFSYSNEYNKEVVYNIDYTSGASPSVGASYPGILVPDTYFSAISKNTQGGLTIRPVSTDLLNSFEAGDIRKTFTIQTGYTNTNGQVETRSFLKKYVDITKVPTVTQDWSINFIVLRYTDLLLLKAECVLHGASGSQGADVDAIVNQVRVRAGLTGDKANVTLAELMEERRKEFAAEGTRWHDLVRSGLITSIISAWITSEDVQNKIQAFTPDYIIYPVPKSQLDIAPGLYTQNNGYN; this is encoded by the coding sequence ATGAGAAACATACTGATAATACTGGCGATATTCATCATTTCTTCCTGTAAGACCGACCTGGATTTACAACCTGTTTCGTCCGTAACGACAGATAACTTCTTCGCTAATTCAAATGACTTTGTACAGGGGACGAACGCTATATACAACGACCTGCTCAGGTATCCTGACAGACTTTACAACCTGTCAGAAACCCGCTCTGACAATTTATATGCCGTATCAGATGGCGGAGTAAGGGACTGGGAAGGCGTGAATGACTTTTACAATGACCTCTCTACCAATGCATATATGTCTGAGGCATGGGTCACAAATTACAATGGTATTTTTCGGGCGAACCTCGTATTAGAAAACCTGGCGGACAGAGGTAACCTTGTTACAGACACCATTCTGCGCACCCGTTTGCAGGCAGAGGCAAAGTTTCTCCGTGCCTTTTTCTACTTTGACCTGGTAAGACTGTTTGGTAAGGTACCGCTCATAAACAAGACAGTACTGGCCGCAGAAGCTGCCACGATTGGCAGAAGTCCGGTCTCCGCCATCTATGACCTCATCATCAGTGATCTGAAATACGCCGCCGATCATTTACCATCCACAAATGGCACCACCTCCTCAGCAGATACCTATACTACGGCAGACAGGGGCCGGCCTACAAAATATGCAGCCAAAGGAATCTTAGCCCTCGTATACATGACCCGCTCCGCTCCTACCTATAGTATAGAAGGCCCGGGACTGGGACTGAATGAATGGCAGCAGGCAGCTGATCTGCTCAATGAGATCATCAACAGTGGAAATTATACCTTCCTCCCGTCCTTCACCGATATCTTTTCGTATAGCAACGAATACAACAAAGAGGTCGTTTACAACATCGACTATACTTCCGGAGCCTCTCCTTCAGTCGGCGCCTCATATCCCGGCATTTTGGTTCCTGACACCTATTTTTCGGCTATTTCAAAGAACACACAGGGAGGGCTCACCATTCGTCCGGTGTCAACAGACCTGCTGAATAGTTTTGAGGCAGGCGATATCCGGAAGACCTTTACCATCCAGACAGGGTATACCAATACCAACGGACAGGTAGAGACCCGCTCCTTCCTGAAAAAGTATGTAGACATTACAAAGGTGCCTACAGTGACACAGGACTGGTCCATCAACTTTATCGTGCTGCGGTATACAGATTTACTGCTGCTGAAGGCAGAATGTGTTTTACATGGCGCTTCGGGTTCACAGGGGGCGGATGTAGACGCGATCGTGAACCAGGTGAGGGTAAGAGCAGGGTTGACAGGCGATAAGGCAAATGTGACCCTCGCAGAACTGATGGAAGAGAGAAGAAAAGAGTTCGCCGCCGAGGGAACCAGGTGGCATGACCTCGTAAGAAGTGGGTTAATCACCTCGATAATTTCGGCATGGATCACGTCCGAAGACGTCCAAAATAAGATTCAGGCGTTCACACCGGACTACATTATTTATCCTGTTCCAAAATCACAGCTGGATATAGCACCAGGGCTGTATACACAGAACAATGGGTACAACTAA
- a CDS encoding serine hydrolase domain-containing protein, whose protein sequence is MRHTPFYLFLLLLFSRSVSAQTTQTEKQTDSITRLMIRYLNESKPDSAYAYWGEAARKQFTPESWRNVYKGNLSPYLPFSDLTFTGSHDGMNIYRMKGVMPLNLYAKLDVSGKLETFFFQPVKVNLPQKTTTVLSDNPLNSHLDSIVESAVRSYISLTGNVGLSAGVRYNGQDYFYNYGTVRLNTDTLPDNHTIYEIGSITKTFTGTLLALAVIQKKVTLDQPVTKFLPDSVAKNPALKGITLKQLANHTAGFPSLPSNLSTSRAEQPYENYDQAHLFSYLKTVAPDNPPGKVHSYSNFGFGLLGVILERIYGMNYAALLSKYITGPQGLKHTGISVYGKIAQGYDGGLSPVAMWDLNEMKSAGAIKSDAADLLKYASLQLQQGKDPLQQACALAHQATYDDGATKIGLAWVRFQHQDEYLFHNGATGGYRSFLLADTSNNTAVVILVNSVNGVEAVGAQIVHNLKK, encoded by the coding sequence ATGAGACACACCCCTTTTTACCTGTTTCTATTACTGTTGTTCTCCCGGTCCGTTTCCGCCCAGACAACCCAAACAGAAAAACAAACAGACAGTATCACAAGACTGATGATACGCTACCTAAATGAATCCAAACCAGACAGTGCTTATGCCTACTGGGGAGAAGCCGCAAGGAAACAATTTACACCTGAGTCATGGCGGAATGTATACAAAGGCAACCTTTCGCCTTACCTGCCATTTTCGGACCTCACTTTTACCGGTAGTCATGATGGAATGAACATCTATAGGATGAAAGGTGTAATGCCCCTAAATCTATATGCAAAGCTGGATGTTTCGGGCAAACTGGAAACGTTCTTTTTTCAGCCGGTAAAGGTGAATCTACCGCAAAAAACTACTACAGTCCTTTCTGACAATCCGTTAAATAGCCACCTGGATAGCATCGTTGAATCAGCCGTAAGATCCTACATCAGCCTGACCGGGAATGTGGGGCTGAGTGCTGGCGTACGCTATAACGGGCAGGACTATTTTTATAACTATGGTACTGTCAGACTGAATACAGATACACTGCCGGACAATCATACCATTTATGAAATAGGCTCTATTACTAAAACATTCACCGGCACCTTGCTGGCCCTGGCTGTCATCCAGAAAAAAGTTACGCTGGATCAGCCGGTCACTAAATTCCTTCCTGATTCTGTTGCAAAGAATCCTGCATTGAAAGGTATCACCCTGAAACAACTGGCCAATCATACAGCCGGATTTCCCAGTCTGCCATCCAATCTGTCTACATCAAGAGCTGAACAACCTTATGAAAACTATGACCAGGCACACCTGTTTAGTTATCTGAAGACGGTAGCACCAGACAACCCACCGGGGAAAGTACATTCCTATAGTAACTTTGGATTCGGATTACTGGGTGTGATACTGGAGCGGATCTATGGAATGAACTATGCAGCATTGCTGTCAAAATACATCACAGGTCCACAGGGATTGAAACACACAGGTATCAGCGTGTATGGCAAAATTGCCCAGGGATATGATGGAGGGTTGAGCCCTGTAGCTATGTGGGATCTGAATGAAATGAAGAGTGCCGGCGCCATTAAATCAGATGCAGCAGATCTGTTGAAGTATGCGAGCCTTCAGTTACAACAGGGGAAAGACCCCTTGCAGCAGGCATGTGCATTGGCACATCAGGCTACATATGATGACGGTGCTACTAAAATCGGACTTGCGTGGGTACGCTTCCAGCACCAGGATGAATACTTATTCCACAATGGTGCGACAGGTGGTTACCGCTCATTTTTGCTGGCTGACACATCGAACAATACTGCTGTAGTGATACTGGTGAATTCAGTCAATGGTGTGGAGGCTGTAGGTGCACAGATCGTACACAACCTGAAAAAATAA
- a CDS encoding oxidoreductase, giving the protein MGNQRKTWFITGASQGIGLILAKQLLAAGYNVAATARNIDTLRKAVDNDTPQFLPLQVNLVDEKSVGEAVNQAIAQFSGIDYLVNNAGFGLIGGIEETSDAEVRNSFDVNVFGLLNVTRAVLPHMRAAQSGHIFNMSSVFGLISGGGWGVYCGTKFAVEGITEALAQEVKPFGIHVTIAEPGYVRTNFLSSGSIAHPAHPIPAYVALEEERRKHREDVPGTQVGDPEKVAAAIISLSQMSEPPLRVLMGSDALQFANYKIQLLQEGIAANKTMTLSTDFS; this is encoded by the coding sequence ATGGGCAATCAAAGAAAAACATGGTTTATTACCGGCGCATCACAGGGCATTGGCTTGATACTGGCTAAGCAATTATTAGCTGCCGGTTATAATGTAGCCGCTACTGCACGCAATATTGACACCCTCAGAAAGGCGGTAGATAATGATACGCCTCAATTCCTGCCCTTACAGGTCAATCTTGTAGATGAAAAAAGTGTAGGGGAAGCGGTCAATCAAGCAATCGCACAATTCAGCGGCATCGATTATTTAGTAAATAATGCAGGTTTTGGCCTCATTGGCGGCATCGAAGAGACTTCTGATGCAGAAGTCAGGAACAGCTTCGATGTGAACGTATTTGGGCTTTTAAATGTCACCCGCGCTGTATTGCCACATATGCGGGCAGCTCAATCCGGTCATATCTTCAATATGTCTTCTGTATTTGGTTTGATCTCCGGTGGGGGATGGGGCGTATATTGCGGTACCAAGTTCGCCGTGGAAGGAATTACTGAAGCACTGGCACAGGAAGTAAAACCATTCGGTATTCATGTAACCATTGCAGAGCCGGGGTATGTACGTACGAACTTCCTGAGCAGCGGTTCTATTGCACATCCTGCACATCCTATCCCTGCATATGTAGCACTGGAAGAAGAGCGTCGTAAGCACAGGGAAGATGTACCCGGTACACAGGTAGGTGATCCTGAAAAGGTAGCGGCAGCTATTATCAGTCTGAGCCAGATGAGCGAACCACCATTGCGGGTGTTAATGGGCTCTGATGCATTGCAGTTCGCAAATTATAAAATACAGCTATTGCAGGAAGGTATTGCTGCGAATAAGACCATGACCTTATCGACTGACTTTAGTTAG
- a CDS encoding helix-turn-helix domain-containing protein, translating to MGKTNIPRLELTTFTQVNFKEPFLNVENYPVDANLFTIKDRKTTPVKDYISPNRRQFYKIFHITAGTGILTVGLHQYLMNPGDISFLHPDEIMSWQTTSVETEGHFCLIHPDYFEGASHLVQLFRNYPYFQPAKAVVQLLPAQSEKTDQYFKVILEEVEGNNEDKQQAIFLHLQLILLEAQRAGKNLADEAVPDSYRYIHGFLSLLEATFQIQHPDDVVKMKTATEFAEQLHVHPNYLNTLVKNQTGKTVREHIQERLLYEAKVLLKQTDWDIRAISYVLGFSEQAAFTALFNKKEQLSPSKFRENLKRTTIPVV from the coding sequence ATGGGAAAAACGAATATTCCTCGTTTAGAGTTAACAACTTTCACACAGGTAAATTTCAAAGAACCATTTCTGAATGTTGAAAATTATCCTGTAGATGCAAACCTCTTTACAATCAAAGACCGGAAGACCACGCCGGTGAAGGATTATATTTCTCCTAACCGCAGACAGTTTTACAAAATATTCCATATTACAGCTGGTACAGGTATTCTTACGGTCGGCTTACATCAATATCTCATGAACCCGGGCGATATTTCATTTTTGCACCCGGATGAGATCATGTCATGGCAAACGACATCTGTAGAAACAGAGGGACATTTCTGCCTCATACACCCTGATTACTTTGAAGGGGCCAGTCACCTGGTGCAGTTATTTAGAAATTATCCTTACTTCCAGCCAGCGAAAGCAGTCGTCCAGTTATTGCCGGCACAGTCTGAAAAGACGGACCAGTACTTCAAGGTCATATTGGAAGAAGTGGAGGGGAACAATGAAGATAAGCAGCAAGCCATCTTCCTGCACTTACAGTTAATTCTGCTAGAGGCACAGCGTGCCGGAAAAAACCTGGCCGATGAAGCGGTGCCTGATAGTTATCGTTATATCCATGGTTTCCTCTCACTGCTGGAAGCCACCTTCCAGATACAGCATCCGGACGATGTGGTAAAAATGAAAACGGCGACTGAGTTTGCCGAACAACTCCATGTTCACCCCAATTACCTCAATACCCTTGTAAAGAACCAGACTGGTAAAACCGTGAGAGAGCACATACAGGAAAGACTCCTTTACGAAGCCAAAGTATTGCTGAAGCAAACCGATTGGGATATCAGGGCCATTAGTTATGTACTGGGTTTTTCTGAACAGGCTGCTTTTACAGCGTTATTTAATAAGAAAGAACAGCTCTCCCCCTCTAAATTCAGAGAAAATTTGAAACGCACAACTATCCCTGTTGTTTGA
- a CDS encoding WGR domain-containing protein encodes MMQYFEFQEENVSCFIEITLEDTIVRTRSGQKGTQGFATEKVFRDAGTAAEEFDRLIQEKKEDAAFYFRLGDEYRL; translated from the coding sequence ATGATGCAATATTTTGAATTTCAGGAAGAGAATGTATCGTGCTTTATAGAAATTACTTTGGAGGACACAATAGTGAGAACAAGGTCAGGACAAAAAGGCACACAAGGTTTTGCGACAGAAAAAGTATTCAGGGATGCCGGCACGGCTGCCGAAGAATTCGACCGGTTAATCCAGGAGAAGAAAGAAGATGCTGCTTTTTATTTCCGGTTAGGAGATGAGTACAGGCTGTAA
- a CDS encoding alpha-L-rhamnosidase C-terminal domain-containing protein, with amino-acid sequence MKLLYTLFSLTVLCSQLCSGQHIRPWNSQWIGLRAPFDNGKGYGVYYFRKSVDLPERPQSFIIHASADNRYKLYVNGQLVSIGPAKGDFYNWNYETIDLAPYLTKGKNSIAAIVWNEAEFRPEWQMTLRTAFIIQGNTPAEDILNTNDTWKCVQDKAFSPLWGFFAATNGENVDMNKTIPNWQAKDFDDSAWPPAGNLFQGQLKGAGDGFGYMLVPSTIPARELTYQPVTVIRKGAALPATIPANTETTILLDQTYETNAYPTICFSGGKDAGISLSYAEALYDHQAPYGSHKSNRNDVEGKDFFGVKDSLTSNGSKGQTFTPFNFRTFRYIRLSVHTKDAPLVIDSLYGTFTGYPFKQTAFFKSEDTVIPKILDIGWRTARLNAFETYTDCPFYEQLQYIGDTRIQAMISYYYSGDDRLARHALDLMDQSRLPEGVTLSRYPSHTTQVISTFSLWYIGMLHDFFMYRHDNDFIKDKLPGVRGILDFFSKYQQADGSLANTPYWNFVDWASGKDWNGGAPPKGSDGSSAIVDMQLLWAYQWAAQMETTPTNIALYNQKAAQLTKTIKQKYWDAGKGIFADTKEKDHFSQHANSLAILTGLVNKADMPAFSKKLLGDATLTQCSIYFKYYLHLALVKAGMGDDYINWLGIWKENIAMGLTTWAEYSDVGYSRSDCHAWGSSPNIEFFRTVLGIDSDAPGFSKIKIEPHLGNLKDVNGEMPHPFGKISVSYVYKAGQWNLDVQLPANTAGVFIWKGRSYVIKAGNNKIRLQA; translated from the coding sequence ATGAAGTTACTTTATACCTTATTCTCCCTTACTGTACTATGCAGTCAGCTCTGTTCCGGTCAGCATATACGTCCCTGGAACTCCCAATGGATAGGCCTGAGAGCACCATTTGATAATGGCAAAGGCTATGGGGTTTATTACTTCAGAAAGTCTGTCGATCTGCCTGAAAGGCCGCAAAGTTTCATTATTCACGCTTCCGCCGATAATAGGTACAAGTTGTACGTAAACGGCCAACTTGTATCCATCGGGCCTGCCAAAGGGGATTTTTATAACTGGAACTATGAAACCATCGATCTGGCGCCTTACCTTACCAAAGGTAAAAACAGCATTGCCGCCATCGTCTGGAACGAAGCCGAATTCCGCCCGGAATGGCAAATGACCTTAAGAACCGCATTTATTATACAGGGGAATACACCTGCTGAAGACATCTTAAATACCAACGACACCTGGAAATGCGTGCAGGACAAGGCATTCTCGCCACTATGGGGCTTCTTTGCCGCTACCAACGGTGAAAATGTCGATATGAACAAAACCATCCCCAACTGGCAGGCAAAAGACTTTGATGACAGTGCCTGGCCACCGGCGGGCAACTTATTCCAGGGCCAGTTAAAAGGGGCGGGCGATGGTTTTGGCTATATGCTTGTACCCAGTACCATCCCGGCGAGGGAACTGACCTACCAGCCTGTCACCGTTATTCGCAAAGGAGCCGCTCTTCCGGCCACCATCCCTGCCAATACAGAAACTACCATCTTACTCGATCAGACCTACGAAACCAACGCATATCCTACTATCTGTTTTAGTGGCGGCAAAGATGCCGGTATCTCTCTTAGTTATGCCGAGGCGCTTTATGATCATCAGGCGCCTTATGGTTCCCACAAAAGCAATAGAAATGATGTAGAGGGGAAAGACTTCTTCGGTGTCAAAGACAGCCTGACCAGCAATGGGAGCAAAGGCCAGACTTTTACTCCTTTTAACTTCCGTACTTTCCGGTACATCCGGTTATCTGTACATACCAAAGATGCGCCTTTGGTTATCGATAGTCTGTATGGTACCTTCACGGGGTATCCATTTAAACAAACTGCTTTCTTTAAATCAGAAGATACCGTTATTCCAAAAATTCTCGACATCGGGTGGCGTACTGCCCGGCTCAATGCTTTCGAAACGTATACAGACTGCCCTTTCTACGAGCAGTTACAATACATCGGAGATACCCGTATTCAGGCCATGATCTCTTATTACTATAGCGGTGATGACCGATTGGCCCGTCATGCCCTTGACCTGATGGATCAATCCCGGTTGCCCGAAGGTGTGACGCTTAGCCGTTATCCCAGTCATACCACACAGGTTATTTCAACTTTCTCCTTATGGTATATTGGCATGCTGCATGATTTCTTCATGTACAGGCATGATAATGATTTTATTAAAGATAAGCTTCCGGGTGTAAGAGGTATCCTGGACTTCTTCAGCAAATACCAACAGGCAGATGGCTCTCTCGCCAATACTCCTTATTGGAACTTTGTAGACTGGGCTTCCGGAAAAGACTGGAATGGAGGAGCACCTCCCAAAGGTAGCGATGGCAGTTCTGCTATTGTAGATATGCAATTATTATGGGCCTATCAATGGGCGGCACAAATGGAAACTACACCTACCAATATTGCATTGTACAATCAAAAAGCAGCACAGTTAACCAAGACCATCAAACAGAAATATTGGGATGCAGGTAAAGGCATTTTTGCGGACACAAAAGAGAAGGATCATTTTTCCCAACACGCTAATTCATTGGCTATTCTGACTGGCCTTGTAAATAAAGCGGATATGCCAGCATTCAGCAAAAAGCTACTGGGTGATGCTACGCTCACTCAGTGCTCTATCTACTTTAAATATTACCTGCATCTGGCACTTGTAAAGGCGGGTATGGGTGATGACTATATCAACTGGCTGGGTATCTGGAAAGAGAATATTGCTATGGGATTGACTACCTGGGCAGAATATTCTGATGTAGGGTATTCCCGTTCTGACTGTCATGCATGGGGAAGTAGTCCTAATATTGAATTCTTCAGGACTGTACTCGGTATAGACAGCGATGCTCCGGGTTTCAGCAAAATAAAGATCGAACCACACTTAGGTAACCTGAAGGATGTAAATGGCGAAATGCCACACCCTTTTGGTAAGATCAGTGTGAGCTATGTATACAAAGCAGGCCAATGGAACCTGGATGTGCAGTTGCCCGCCAATACTGCTGGTGTATTCATCTGGAAAGGCAGGTCCTATGTGATCAAAGCCGGGAATAATAAAATCAGGTTGCAGGCATAG
- a CDS encoding cyclic nucleotide-binding domain-containing protein, with the protein MNPLDQLQQHLLKRVTLSEDELREFSDAFKPVKVKKRQFIIQPEFVAKHRYYVVEGSFRAYVIGDEGQEHTIQFAIDDWWISDYNSYIFQQPASMFVMALEDSIVLQIDY; encoded by the coding sequence ATGAATCCACTAGATCAATTACAGCAACACCTTCTAAAACGTGTCACCTTATCAGAAGATGAACTGAGAGAATTTTCCGATGCATTTAAACCGGTAAAAGTAAAGAAGCGGCAGTTCATCATCCAGCCTGAATTTGTAGCCAAACACCGTTATTATGTTGTAGAAGGCAGCTTTCGTGCATATGTGATCGGTGACGAAGGGCAGGAACATACCATTCAATTCGCTATCGACGACTGGTGGATTTCTGACTACAACAGTTATATTTTTCAGCAACCAGCCTCTATGTTTGTCATGGCACTGGAAGATAGCATTGTATTACAGATCGATTATTAA
- a CDS encoding MFS transporter, which produces MKTLTRTQILIMAATAGISVANVYYSQPILNAIAQTFGITIQKAGSIAVLSQVGYGIGLFFLTPIGDMIERKKLILYLQIGLIASLIIVGFAPNQFMLFTGSLLIGVFSVVAQVILPMAASLVRENRGKVVAQIFTGLLVGILVARVFSGFITNLLGWQYVYIISAALVLGTTVLMQADFPNTTERFNGSYIRLLRSTIEQLVRFPLLRRTAFTGMLAFGTLSAFWVTLTFYLSDTPFQYSASQIGLFGLLAAAGALIAPVFGKLADKGSPYHSLLFSTVLTLISMIVLKVFAGFIIAIWVTVILLDIGVQATQVTNIAIIYSLDHTANSRINTVYMTSYFIGGALGTFIAIQVYNYGGWAFSTTFMILLSVIAIVNVTRAKTVAI; this is translated from the coding sequence ATGAAAACATTAACACGCACACAGATCCTCATTATGGCAGCTACCGCCGGCATCTCTGTAGCCAATGTGTACTACAGTCAGCCTATCCTGAATGCCATTGCACAAACCTTTGGCATAACAATACAAAAGGCGGGCAGTATCGCTGTACTGTCTCAGGTCGGTTATGGTATCGGATTATTCTTCCTCACCCCTATCGGCGATATGATTGAACGCAAAAAACTGATCCTGTACCTGCAGATCGGGTTAATCGCCTCCCTCATAATTGTTGGATTTGCCCCCAATCAATTTATGCTCTTCACCGGTAGTTTACTAATCGGGGTGTTTTCTGTGGTGGCACAGGTGATACTCCCTATGGCCGCCAGCCTGGTCAGGGAAAACCGGGGTAAAGTAGTAGCACAGATCTTTACGGGGTTATTAGTAGGTATCCTGGTGGCCAGGGTCTTTAGCGGTTTCATCACCAACCTGCTCGGCTGGCAGTATGTATACATCATTTCTGCTGCCCTGGTACTTGGCACCACTGTGCTGATGCAGGCCGATTTCCCAAATACAACGGAACGGTTCAATGGCTCCTATATACGGTTGTTAAGATCTACGATTGAACAATTGGTGAGATTCCCTCTGCTCCGCAGAACAGCCTTTACAGGGATGCTCGCATTTGGCACTTTGAGCGCATTCTGGGTCACATTGACATTTTATTTAAGCGATACTCCATTTCAATATTCCGCCTCACAAATCGGCTTATTCGGATTACTGGCAGCAGCTGGTGCCCTGATCGCTCCAGTATTTGGAAAATTAGCCGACAAAGGTTCACCTTACCATTCCCTCCTGTTCTCTACAGTTTTGACACTGATCAGTATGATCGTATTAAAAGTATTTGCAGGGTTTATTATCGCCATCTGGGTAACGGTCATCCTTCTTGACATTGGGGTACAGGCCACACAAGTCACTAATATCGCAATTATCTATTCTTTAGATCATACTGCCAATAGCCGGATCAATACGGTTTACATGACCAGTTACTTTATCGGCGGCGCACTGGGCACTTTCATTGCCATACAGGTGTACAACTACGGCGGCTGGGCATTTTCCACCACTTTTATGATCTTACTGTCTGTGATTGCGATTGTCAATGTAACAAGAGCGAAAACCGTTGCTATATAA
- a CDS encoding Cof-type HAD-IIB family hydrolase: MDNATTVKAVFFDIDGTLVSFKTKTIPDSTTRALAHLREKGIRVFIATGRSINAISHIQHLEFDGYITFNGGCCVARDKSVLFKQTLDPQDIQQLLKYTSNQPLNFSLMYEDCHYVNEATPEIINMYAYLNLPVPPLVDRNNPDIANILQANILLNPEDELDFMSNIMPNSIATRWAPHSADINPKGISKKVGIEVFCQHFGFDISETMAFGDGGNDIEMLKHTGIGIAMGNATDDVKAIADYVTDDIDNDGIWNALVYFKMTS; this comes from the coding sequence ATGGATAATGCTACAACTGTTAAAGCCGTATTTTTTGATATTGATGGCACACTCGTCAGTTTCAAAACGAAGACCATTCCGGATTCTACCACACGTGCACTTGCGCACCTGCGGGAAAAAGGAATCAGGGTTTTTATAGCCACCGGCCGCTCCATCAATGCCATCAGCCATATTCAACACCTGGAATTTGACGGTTATATCACATTCAACGGAGGTTGTTGCGTAGCAAGAGACAAAAGTGTTCTGTTTAAACAAACACTGGATCCGCAGGATATTCAGCAATTACTGAAATATACCAGCAATCAGCCACTGAATTTTTCACTGATGTATGAGGATTGCCACTATGTCAATGAGGCAACACCTGAGATTATCAATATGTACGCTTACCTGAACCTGCCAGTACCACCGCTGGTAGACAGGAACAATCCGGATATTGCCAATATCCTGCAGGCGAACATCTTACTGAATCCCGAAGATGAACTGGATTTTATGAGCAATATTATGCCCAATAGTATCGCAACCAGATGGGCACCGCACTCTGCCGATATCAATCCAAAAGGGATCAGTAAAAAAGTGGGGATCGAAGTCTTTTGTCAGCACTTCGGATTTGATATATCAGAGACCATGGCCTTTGGAGATGGCGGGAATGATATTGAGATGTTAAAACATACAGGTATCGGCATTGCTATGGGAAATGCTACGGATGATGTAAAAGCAATTGCAGATTATGTGACAGATGATATCGACAATGATGGTATCTGGAATGCGCTAGTGTATTTTAAAATGACTTCCTGA
- a CDS encoding AraC family transcriptional regulator — protein MKQKPAIPVYHFRERANQTFEMSSLSDLNHITHWNQAHRDDNYLLYFQMEGNTKLIVDFQEINIHGCAVYCLVPGQVHYGLSMVNATAWVLAMDSVRISENHRAILTEFAIRNQAVALHPSKGKLLRDSLLLLRKLSDEYPEDTAMLEVCIKQFVTACQRDYLFSEQATLRPLLITRQFRSLLMVSYRDMKSPSEYASALNISPSYLNEAVKDTTGHPVSYWIHQEIMLEAKRMLFYTNNTVKEISHLLGYTDTFYFTRLFTKTAGMPPLQFRISSRK, from the coding sequence ATGAAACAGAAACCAGCCATACCTGTATATCACTTCCGTGAAAGAGCAAATCAAACTTTTGAGATGTCATCACTTTCCGATCTGAACCACATCACTCACTGGAACCAGGCCCATCGTGACGATAACTATCTGCTATATTTTCAAATGGAAGGCAATACCAAACTAATAGTTGATTTTCAGGAAATCAATATACACGGCTGCGCGGTCTATTGCCTGGTACCGGGCCAGGTACATTATGGTCTCTCTATGGTGAATGCCACTGCATGGGTACTGGCCATGGATTCCGTTCGCATCAGTGAAAACCATCGGGCCATACTGACTGAATTTGCCATTCGGAATCAAGCAGTAGCACTACATCCTTCAAAAGGAAAATTACTCAGAGACAGTCTGCTCCTGCTAAGAAAATTGAGCGATGAATATCCTGAAGATACCGCTATGCTGGAAGTCTGTATCAAGCAGTTTGTAACCGCCTGCCAAAGAGATTATCTTTTTTCAGAACAGGCTACCCTCCGTCCCCTTCTCATTACCAGACAGTTCAGAAGTCTGTTGATGGTGAGCTACCGGGATATGAAAAGTCCATCGGAATACGCATCAGCGCTCAACATCTCTCCTTCTTACCTCAATGAAGCGGTAAAAGATACCACTGGTCATCCTGTGAGTTACTGGATTCACCAGGAAATTATGCTGGAAGCAAAACGCATGCTCTTCTACACCAACAACACCGTAAAAGAGATTTCCCATCTGCTCGGTTATACGGATACCTTTTATTTTACCCGGCTATTTACAAAGACCGCCGGTATGCCACCACTTCAATTCCGCATCAGTTCCCGTAAATAG